One Callithrix jacchus isolate 240 chromosome 4, calJac240_pri, whole genome shotgun sequence genomic window, GCCCCAGAGGTAATGTCACAGGATGGGAAGTTTCCAGagtgggtgggaggtgggtggtTAGAGAAAGGCAGCAGGGGGCTCCCTGTGGGTGTcgagaatccttttttttttttttttttttcttttgtcccacagTTTAACTGGGGCCGCAGTTTAGATAACTGTTCTTTGATGCatagagagggtgtgtgtgtgagtgtgagtggggGATCAGTAGTCTCCCTATAAGCATTTTTCTATGGTTCTGacctaacatttctttttttaggattatcacaaaattataaaacagccTATGGACATGGGTACTATTAAGAGGAgacttgaaaataattattattggGCTGCCTCAGAGTGTATGCAAGATTTTAATACCATGTTCACCAACTGTTACATTTATAACAAGGTGAGTTTTTCTGTGTGTTCATTTAGTAGGTGGAGAGAAACAGTAACTTTTATTATGGCTAGGTATATTTGTCTACAGTAAAGTTTAAATCATTTTCTACAGAATGTGTTATCTAGGTAGTCAGTGTTAAAAACCTGACGCCAGATGTTACTGGAGTGATGTGACTTCAGAGGTTCAGTAAAGGTTATTTAAGTAGAACACTTCATACTTGGGGGTGGTGGCCCTGTTTCTTAGAAAGTTCCAGAGACCTGAGTTGGGACACAAGGGATCTGTTTTCTTGTGAGCTCTCAATCCCTTCTGAATTTTAAGGGGTcataaaggtttttttcttattttggattttgggagACAGTTCGAAGAAAGTGGAAATTAGTGGCCTGGAGTAGGAAATTCTCTTCAAGATTTGATGAGAGCAGATTACTTGCAGGGGTATGGTAATGTTCTCGGGTCTGAATGCCTCTGAAAAAGATGGTGTATATCTATCTACTGTTGgcatttttcaactttattcaTTGCTGTCTGTGTTCTTGTAGCCCACCGATGATATTGTCCTAATGGCACAAACATTGGAAAAGATCTTCCTACAGAAAGTTGCATCGATGCCACAAGAGGAACAAGAGTTGGTGGTGACCATCCCTAAGAATAGCCACAAGAAGGGGGCCAAGTTGGCAGGTAAGAAGAGTAGGGGTTTTGCAAATGGACACCTAAAGATGGGAAAGAGAATCAAACTAAActtcccttttgccttttttctaGCACTCCAGGGCAGTGTTACCAGTGCCCATCAGGTGCCTGCTGTCTCTTCTGTGTCACACACAGCCCTGTATACTCCACCACCTGAGATACCTACCACTGTCCTCAACATTCCCCACCCATCAGTCATTTCCTCTCCACTTCTCAAGTCCCTGCACTCTGCTGGACCCCCACTCCTTGCTGTTACTGCAGCTCCTCCAGCCCAGCCCCTTGCCAAGGTATGGATCTATGGATTTCCTCTGGGCTGCCTGGAGGGAAGGGTCTTAAAGTAAGGTGGGCCTGGAGTAATAAGTCGCTGTCTTGTTTCTTTCTGCAGAAAAAAGGTGTAAAGCGGAAAGCAGATACTACCACTCCTACACCTACAGCCATCCTGGCTCCTGGTTCCCCAGCTAGCCCTCCTGGGAGTCTTGAGCCTAAGGCAGCACGTCTTCCCCCTATGCGCAGAGAGAGTGGTCGCCCCATCAAGCCCCCACGCAAAGACTTGCCTGATTCTCAGCAACAACACCAGAGCTCTAAGAAAGGAAAGCTTTCAGAACAATTAAAACATTGCAATGGCATTTTGAAGGAGTTACTCTCTAAGAAGCATGCTGCTTATGCTTGGCCTTTCTATAAACCAGTGGATGCTTCTGCACTTGGCCTGCATGACTACCATGACATCATTAAGCACCCCATGGACCTCAGCACTGTCAAGGTACCCACTGCATGGGGCAGATGGGATGCTCAGGTAGCGATGGGAGCTTAGGGATCAGAACAATAAGTCAAGTCTCCTTATGTGGGCACACAGCAGTCTTCGGGTTCTTGGTATTTTACTTTTATGGAATAGTAGTGAGACAGAAGGTCGGGTGTTTTGAAGAATTCATATTTTCTGGAGTTTGAAACAGTAGGGTGGGGTTTGTCTTGAACAACACTATCTGCCTATAATTAAGTACGACTTATGTGGTAGTGTTGGGTTAAGGAAGTTATGGGGTGGAAAGATAGTCATAGGTCACCTCTCCTCCCTTGTCACTtagaaatgatttctttttctagacATAAATATTGCTTCAACCCACCCAAATTCCTTTGACTTCAAATTGAACCCCAGGGCACAGATCCTTAAGGTCATCCCCACTGTGCTCTCAAGAGAGGGCTCCTCTTGTGGTGTCTGGGGTTGGCAGGGAAAGGTGAGTCTCCTGCCTGTGCAGCTTCTGATGGCTGCCTCCTTCTGCAGCGGAAGATGGAGAACCGTGATTACCGGGATGCACAGGAGTTTGCTGCTGACGTACGGCTCATGTTCTCTAACTGCTATAAGTACAATCCCCCAGATCACGATGTTGTGGCAATGGCACGAAAGCTACAGGTGCGTATAAAGGTtggcatttgaaaaataaatggtatGGGGAGTTATTTTGTCATCCGTGCTGCATAGCCTTAGCATGAGGATCTCACTATCTGTACAGTTGTAAATTGGAGCTGTATCACTTGGTGGCTGGGTATGCAGGGCACTGTTTATCAGCAGAGTATTGAGTCTGCCTCTTTCTTTCTAGGATGTATTTGAGTTCCGTTATGCCAAGATGCCAGATGAACCACTGGAACCAGGGCCTTTACCAGTCTCTACTGCCATTCCCCCTGGCTTGGCCAAATCATCTTCAGAGTCCTCCAGTGAGGAAAGTAGCAGTGAGAGCTcctctgaggaagaggaggaggaagatgaggaggatgaggaagaagagagTGAAAGCTCAGACTCAGAGGAAGAAAGGGCTCATCGCTTGGCAGAACTGCAGGAACAGGTATTTTGTCACCTGGGTAAGAGGTTCACAGTCTGCCtttgttctaattttttcttgttttatctttatttatttttcccacttcatgttttttttcctctagctTCGGGCAGTACATGAACAACTGGCTGCTCTGTCCCAGGGTCCTATATCCAAGcctaagaggaaaagagagaaaaaagagaaaaagaagaaacggAAGGCAGAGAAGCATCGAGGACGAGCTGGGGCCGATGAAGATGACAAGGGGCCTCGAGCaccccgcccacctcagcccaaGAAGTCCAAGAAAGCAAGTGTCAGTGGCGGTGGCAGTGCTGCTTTAGGCCCTTCGGGCTTTGGACCTTCTGGAGGAAGTGGCACCAAGTGAGTGAGAGTAGGAAGCAGAGACTAATTGGGCTCTTTCTGTCTTTACAAGGGGTACCATCTTTCCTTGCAAAGTTTTCTCTATATGGCCAGTTAACAAATACAGTAGGCTTTGAGCATTGTTccctaacctttttggcaccagggaccagttacATGGAA contains:
- the BRD2 gene encoding bromodomain-containing protein 2 isoform X2: MDMGTIKRRLENNYYWAASECMQDFNTMFTNCYIYNKPTDDIVLMAQTLEKIFLQKVASMPQEEQELVVTIPKNSHKKGAKLAALQGSVTSAHQVPAVSSVSHTALYTPPPEIPTTVLNIPHPSVISSPLLKSLHSAGPPLLAVTAAPPAQPLAKKKGVKRKADTTTPTPTAILAPGSPASPPGSLEPKAARLPPMRRESGRPIKPPRKDLPDSQQQHQSSKKGKLSEQLKHCNGILKELLSKKHAAYAWPFYKPVDASALGLHDYHDIIKHPMDLSTVKRKMENRDYRDAQEFAADVRLMFSNCYKYNPPDHDVVAMARKLQDVFEFRYAKMPDEPLEPGPLPVSTAIPPGLAKSSSESSSEESSSESSSEEEEEEDEEDEEEESESSDSEEERAHRLAELQEQLRAVHEQLAALSQGPISKPKRKREKKEKKKKRKAEKHRGRAGADEDDKGPRAPRPPQPKKSKKASVSGGGSAALGPSGFGPSGGSGTKLPKKATKTAPPALPTGYDSEEEEESRPMSYDEKRQLSLDINKLPGEKLGRVVHIIQAREPSLRDSNPEEIEIDFETLKPSTLRELERYVLSCLRKKPRKPYTIKKPVGKTKEELALEKKRELEKRLQDVSGQLNSTKKPPKKASEKTESSSAQQVVVSRLSASSSSSDSSSSSSSSSSSDTSDSDSG
- the BRD2 gene encoding bromodomain-containing protein 2 isoform X1 → MLQNVTPHNKLPGEGNAGLLGLGPEAAAPGKRIRKPSLLYEGFESPTMASVPALQLTPANPPPPEVSNPKKPGRVTNQLQYLHKVVMKALWKHQFAWPFRQPVDAVKLGLPDYHKIIKQPMDMGTIKRRLENNYYWAASECMQDFNTMFTNCYIYNKPTDDIVLMAQTLEKIFLQKVASMPQEEQELVVTIPKNSHKKGAKLAALQGSVTSAHQVPAVSSVSHTALYTPPPEIPTTVLNIPHPSVISSPLLKSLHSAGPPLLAVTAAPPAQPLAKKKGVKRKADTTTPTPTAILAPGSPASPPGSLEPKAARLPPMRRESGRPIKPPRKDLPDSQQQHQSSKKGKLSEQLKHCNGILKELLSKKHAAYAWPFYKPVDASALGLHDYHDIIKHPMDLSTVKRKMENRDYRDAQEFAADVRLMFSNCYKYNPPDHDVVAMARKLQDVFEFRYAKMPDEPLEPGPLPVSTAIPPGLAKSSSESSSEESSSESSSEEEEEEDEEDEEEESESSDSEEERAHRLAELQEQLRAVHEQLAALSQGPISKPKRKREKKEKKKKRKAEKHRGRAGADEDDKGPRAPRPPQPKKSKKASVSGGGSAALGPSGFGPSGGSGTKLPKKATKTAPPALPTGYDSEEEEESRPMSYDEKRQLSLDINKLPGEKLGRVVHIIQAREPSLRDSNPEEIEIDFETLKPSTLRELERYVLSCLRKKPRKPYTIKKPVGKTKEELALEKKRELEKRLQDVSGQLNSTKKPPKKASEKTESSSAQQVVVSRLSASSSSSDSSSSSSSSSSSDTSDSDSG